A window of Streptomyces broussonetiae genomic DNA:
CGCGCGCTGAGGAAGAACGCCGACGGCGTCCCGCCCGCCTCGTACCCGGGCATCGGCCGGGAGGCCAACGCCGAGTACCTCGCGCACGGCTTCGCGCCGTACGTCGACAAGCGCCCGTACGCCAAGATGGGCGACTCCGACTACCACCACGGCGCCTCGGTCACCCTGGAGTACGCGCTCGCCGACGCGATGCTGGCCCAGATGGCCCGTGGTCTCGGCCATGGCGCGGACGCCGCCCGGTACGCGGCCCGCGCGCAGAGCTACCGGAACATCTTCGACCCCGCGACCGGCTTCTTCCGCGCCCGCGACGCCTCCGGCGCCTTCACCGGCTCGGCCGACCCGGCCCGCGGCACCGGCTTCCACGAGGGCACCGCCTGGCAGTACCAGTGGCTCGTCCCGCAGGACGTGCCCGGCATGGTGCGGCTCATCGGCGGCGAGCGCGCGGCCAACGACCGGCTGGACTCCTTCTTCGCCTACGGCCGGCTGCTCGCCGACCCCGCGCAGACCGCCCGCGAGGTGTGGGTGCACGGGAGCGCGTACGCCTACTACAACGCCGACAAGTACAACCCGATGAACGAGCCCGATCTGATCGCGCCGTACACGTACCTCGCCACCGGTCAGCCCTGGAAGACCACCGACGTGGTCCATGCCGCGCTGACCCTGTTCACCGACGGGCCGACCGGCATCACGGGCAACGACGACCTGGGCACGATGTCCGCCTGGAACGTGCTGTCGTCCATCGGCATGTTCCCGATCCAGCCCGGCTACGGCACCTGGGGTCTGTCCACCCCCGTCTTCGACCGGGTCGACCTCACGTTGGACCGCCACTACTGGCCGAGCGGCGCACTGACCATCACGGCGCCCGGCACCTCGGCCGCCGACCGCTACATCCAGTCCGTGCGCACCGACGGTCACGTACACGGCCGGACGTATGTGACGAACGCAGCGCTGCGCTCGATGCGCTCACTCGCGTTCACGGTCGGCTCGCGCCCGTCTGAGTGGGGTACGTCACCCGAGGCGGCGCAGCCTGTCCTGAGGTGAGCACGGCGTATTCCGTGGTCCCGCCTCCGTTCGGGGGGCGGGACTTAATCTGGCGTTAACTGTGCGTAGCATGATCGTACTTGACCGTAATCGGGTGTCGGAGATTGACTGCGAGTGACTGCACATCCACCCGTCGTCGATGCGTGAGGCAAGCCCTTGACTTCCGATCTGCTCGCTCCCCTCGACCTGGCGTTCTGGAACATCGAGTCCGACCGGCATCCGATGCACCTCGGCGCGCTCGGCGTCTTCGGCGCCCACTCGCCCACCGCCGGCGCCCACGCGGCCGACCTGCTCGCCGCCCGCGCCGCCGCCGTACCCGGACTCCGCCTGCGCATCCGCGACGTGTGGCAACCGCTCGCCTTCGGCGCCGCCGTGCGCGAGACGGATCCGGACTTCGACCCCCTGAACCACGTACGGCTGCACGCCCCGACCGCGGACTTCCACGCGGTCGCCGGCCGGCTCATGGAACGCCCGCTGGAGCGGGGCCGGCCTCCGTGGGAGGCCCATGTGCTGCCCGGCGAGGACGGGATGTCCTTCGCGGTGCTGTTCAAGTTCCACCACGCCCTCGCCGACGGGCTGCGCGCGCTCAAGCTCGCCGCCGGCGTCCTGGACCCGGTGGACCTGCCCCAGCGGGCGCCGCGCGCCATCGAACCGCCGCGTGGTCTGCTGCCCGACGTGCGCCGGCTGCCGGGACTACTGCCCGGACTGGTCCGGGGCGTGCTGTCCGACGCGGGCCGGGCCCTGGACATCGGCGCCTCCCTCGCCCGCTCCACGTTCGGCATGCGGCCCTCCTCCGCGCTGACGTCGTCCCCCAGCGGCACCCGCCGCACGGCCGGCGTGGTCGTGGACATCGACGACGTGCACCGGGTGCGCAAGAGCGTGGGCGGCACGGTCAACGACGTGCTCATCGCCGTCGTCGCCGGTGCGCTGCGCCGCTGGCTGGAGGAGCGCGGCGAGTCCACC
This region includes:
- a CDS encoding wax ester/triacylglycerol synthase family O-acyltransferase, which translates into the protein MTSDLLAPLDLAFWNIESDRHPMHLGALGVFGAHSPTAGAHAADLLAARAAAVPGLRLRIRDVWQPLAFGAAVRETDPDFDPLNHVRLHAPTADFHAVAGRLMERPLERGRPPWEAHVLPGEDGMSFAVLFKFHHALADGLRALKLAAGVLDPVDLPQRAPRAIEPPRGLLPDVRRLPGLLPGLVRGVLSDAGRALDIGASLARSTFGMRPSSALTSSPSGTRRTAGVVVDIDDVHRVRKSVGGTVNDVLIAVVAGALRRWLEERGESTKGVAPRALIPVSRRRPRTAHPQGNRLSGYLIPLPVGEPDPLGRLDTVRTAMIRNKDAGPNRGAGAVALLADHVPALGHRLGGPLVGQAARLWFDILVTSVPLPGLGLRLGGHELTEVYPLAPLAPGQSLAVAISTYRGRVHYGLVADAQAVPDLDRFAHAVSAEIETLLSACEA